The genomic interval TACTTAGATTCAGATTGACGAAGTCCACATCGATTCGCTCAACGGGTTGTGGATAGCGGCCAGCGAGATAGTTGATCCTGTTCTCTACTTCAACAATCTCTTGCTGAATGAGCGAGCGTTCGCTGATGTTCTTTTGCACTTCGGCCTCGAAACGCTGAACGGCAAGTTCGGTTCCGCGACCGGCATCCTTCTTGGCCTGCGCGACTTGCAAGCTCTGTTGTTGAATCTCGATTGTCGCTTTCAGGATCTCCAATCGGTTGTCAAGCGCCAAGAGCTGATAGTAGTTTTCAGCGACTTCAGCAACCACACGCGTGATGATGTAGTTTCGGCCTTCTTGTGTGCCGAGGTAACGCATCGCAGCAGCGCGTTGCGAGTTGCGGAGTCGATTCCAGATGTCGAGTTCCCACGAAAGATTGGCTGCGACGAGGAAATCGCCGAGCGGTTCAGGGAACTCTTTACCAGGTGCTACTTCCAATTGTTCTTCGACTGCACCGGCTCGTGTGTGGCGTCCCGGTTTGTCCAATCCAGCGCTCGCACCCAGTGTGACGAATGGCCGGTATTCACCGCTACGAGCATAGGTTTCGTTGCAAGCGATGCGAATCTCTTCGGATAAGATCTTAAGTTCTTGATTGCCACCCAGCGTTTCAGTAATGAGACCGAGCAGATACGGGTCATTATAGAACGCGGCCAAAGGAAGGTCCGATGAGTTCTCATAGGGCATGATTCCAGTGTTCGCATCGGTCGGACCCTCGTCGGTATCGATCATGCCGAATTCAGTGTCGCTTGGGAGAACGCTGAGATCAGCGGTTGTCGCAGCGGCATTCGAGTTGCCTGAAGTGTTGCCAGTGGAATCACCGGCATCGCCCTGGCCAAGATTCGCATCATTGTCATCGCCAACGACCTTTTCCATCCGCTTGATTTCATCGTCGATCGCATCGGATTTCTCATCACCTGTATCAGGCGAAATGAAGCTGACGGACTTGATAAAGCTGGCGAAAGTCTTTGGTTCATCGGCAGGAACCAACGAGGCGCTGTCGTCTTGATTACCAGCAGACGGTTTATCGTCAATGGAATCAGGGAGATCCTTCAGCGGCTGGAGCTCCAGATCACTGTCTTGAATGCTATCTACGCCATCAATCGTTGCGTCAGTCGAATTGACAGGAGCGGCAAGGGGCGGTGTTTGCTGCTGGGGTTCGGAGCTCCAGAACTTTGTGCCGTTGTTCCAGTTGTAGTCGCTTGGAATTGCATGACCAGGTTGGGCACCACGTAGTCCGGGGATGCCGCACCCGAGCGAAGTTAAGGTGGAGCCGCCAACGATGATCGCTAGGCAAGCTCTCAGTGCTCGTTTCCGACGTACCGACTGGACTGGTTTGTATTGGCGGTTCATATCCGTCCCTGGTGTATCTCGCTCTGGTGGCATCCTGCCGAGCGTCTGGTGTTCCGGAAAACTGGCTGTCGCACCGACGACTCGACGTCTGCGTCGCCTGGGTAATACCAGTGGTTATCGTCTTGATGGTTGATTCTGATTTCTGCTTGAGTGGCTTTAATTCGATTGTGCCACGATTTGCAGAACGGTTCTGACAGACGCCCGGTTCTGGTTGACTTTGCCGATCAGCTGAACTTTACCCCTGCCGTCCAGATTGCGCTGCGAGCAAGGATTGAATGGATCAATTTCTGCCACGCAAACCCAGTGCCAAGCGTCGGTGAAAAGATGGGTGCCGGGGCACACGCAACGATACGGTCCGTGAATAGCAGAGCGATAGAGAAGCAGTGTTCTCTGTGGGGGCCTCCGGCAGCGGATCGAACCGTGCAATGAATGTCACGTCGGTGCAAGGTCTTGCGTCACAGATCAAGTTTTTGAGGGCACCCAAGGATTCCCGTCAACTGATCGACGGGAACAAAAACGTCGATGCAGAGCGTCAATTGGCGTTCTGCTAAGGCTAAACGATCGCTCCCAATCGCAAGCATCGGTGACTTCGGCCTGCGGATTGCTTGGTGCATTGGCATATACAATCCCATTGTTGGCTACCAAGGAGAGATACCAAGCCATGACCATATATGTTCCAGGCATTGAACGAAAAGCAGAACTCAACATTCAGAGATGGCTGCAAGCCGAGAAAACCAATCAGAGATTCTCCCAGGACAATCTGCACCGTCACGTAGGCCCGTATCTTGCATTGTCACGTGAAGCGGGCGCGGGCGGCAGTGAGGTTGCCAGGAAAGTTGCCGAGCGTCTGAAATGGGATGTCTTGGATCAAGAAATCGTCGACTACATGGAGGAGCACTACGGCACGCCCCGCTGCCTGATACGACGGGTCGATGAGCGGCATGAGAATTGGCTCAGTTCCATGATCACGGCTCAAATTGGGGGACTTGGCTATTCGGAGTGCACTTACACCCATCGGGTTGCCAAGTTGCTGATGTTGGCTGCTTCCCATGGCGACGT from Stieleria varia carries:
- a CDS encoding TolC family protein; amino-acid sequence: MNRQYKPVQSVRRKRALRACLAIIVGGSTLTSLGCGIPGLRGAQPGHAIPSDYNWNNGTKFWSSEPQQQTPPLAAPVNSTDATIDGVDSIQDSDLELQPLKDLPDSIDDKPSAGNQDDSASLVPADEPKTFASFIKSVSFISPDTGDEKSDAIDDEIKRMEKVVGDDNDANLGQGDAGDSTGNTSGNSNAAATTADLSVLPSDTEFGMIDTDEGPTDANTGIMPYENSSDLPLAAFYNDPYLLGLITETLGGNQELKILSEEIRIACNETYARSGEYRPFVTLGASAGLDKPGRHTRAGAVEEQLEVAPGKEFPEPLGDFLVAANLSWELDIWNRLRNSQRAAAMRYLGTQEGRNYIITRVVAEVAENYYQLLALDNRLEILKATIEIQQQSLQVAQAKKDAGRGTELAVQRFEAEVQKNISERSLIQQEIVEVENRINYLAGRYPQPVERIDVDFVNLNLSTLGAGVPSELLQNRADIREAERQVAAAGLDIKVARARFYPSLSLTAGLGWNAFSTGYLFRTPESLIYGMAGELVGPLINKRAIQADYRTANAIQLQAIYNYQQTVLQAHIEVVNQITKVENYRRSIEVKKRQLDALQASVEAANKLFQNARAEYVEVLLAQRELMEARMLLVETKQEQLAAVVNAYQALGGGGF
- a CDS encoding AAA family ATPase, with the translated sequence MTIYVPGIERKAELNIQRWLQAEKTNQRFSQDNLHRHVGPYLALSREAGAGGSEVARKVAERLKWDVLDQEIVDYMEEHYGTPRCLIRRVDERHENWLSSMITAQIGGLGYSECTYTHRVAKLLMLAASHGDVVIVGRGATFILPRHRGLSVRIVAALDHRIERVMKRRGISEKEAHRYVLETDHARSMYIKSHFGQNAADPHVYDLVLNAGKDSLDDVVDTIVDSMGHFVQKQKTA